One genomic window of Eriocheir sinensis breed Jianghai 21 unplaced genomic scaffold, ASM2467909v1 Scaffold604, whole genome shotgun sequence includes the following:
- the LOC126993356 gene encoding 1-aminocyclopropane-1-carboxylate oxidase-like produces the protein MKPVTVTRVSDGVSLIQTAEHQDTTKVTLLATFAEYPGLQVRWWKDDSIIDVTHKPGHLVMNIGQLLSYTSGGALKATKHRVIDCCGDRLSVPFFLEPRFHANVNVVLPGCEQRESQPKYYGHWLLEGIRKWAEYKDLCRRIETQTAKTLYEGEEDEDEVMMWTK, from the exons tGATCCAGACGGCCGAACACCAGGACACCACGAAGGTCACGCTGCTGGCCACCTTTGCCGAGTACCCGGGGCTGCAGGTTCGCTGGTGGAAGGACGACTCCATCATCGACGTGACGCACAAACCCGGCCACCTCGTCATGAACATCGGCCAGCTGCTCTCCTACACCAGCGGCGGGGCTCTCAAGGCTACCAAACACCGCGTGATCGACTGCTGTGGTGATAg GCTGTCCGTCCCATTCTTCCTGGAGCCACGGTTCCACGCCAACGTGAACGTGGTCCTGCCAGGGTGCGAGCAGAGGGAGAGTCAGCCCAAGTACTACGGCCACTGGCTCTTGGAGGGGATCAGAAAGTGGGCCGAATACAAGGATCTCTGCAGGCGAATCGAAACACAGACCGCGAAGACACTgtatgagggagaagaagatgaggatgaagtgaTGATGTGGACGAAAtag